A DNA window from Kitasatospora atroaurantiaca contains the following coding sequences:
- a CDS encoding ABC transporter permease, whose protein sequence is MPETVLADTAARAGEPRPPRTALLGGRIPLARLRDLALVPAIVVIAIVGQIVNPVFLQADNLINVLQTMSEMALLVLAQTMILIVKKMDLSLESTMGLAPGVAAWLVVPVGAGHGLGLLSGAWAIPVTLAVGALVGVINSLLIIRFGLNGFIVTLGMLIVLRGILTGISGGQTFFQLPDSMLYLGTAQWFGMPASIWICLALFAIAIMVLGWTSFGRSLYAIGGNVDAAKAGGIRTDRVLWIVIVTGSVLAALAGLMLSGRLASVASAQGNGYIFTVFAAAVIGGISLNGGRGTMFGAFCGILLLFMIQNVLTLAGVPAQWIGALNGLIILIALAISRITGGKVQE, encoded by the coding sequence ATGCCTGAAACCGTCCTCGCGGACACAGCCGCCCGGGCCGGTGAACCCAGGCCCCCGCGCACCGCGCTGCTCGGCGGCCGGATCCCCCTGGCCCGGCTGCGCGACCTCGCCCTCGTCCCCGCGATCGTCGTCATCGCGATCGTCGGCCAGATCGTCAACCCCGTCTTCCTGCAGGCCGACAACCTCATCAACGTCCTGCAGACCATGTCCGAGATGGCCCTGCTGGTCCTCGCCCAGACGATGATCCTGATCGTCAAGAAGATGGACCTGTCGCTGGAGTCCACGATGGGCCTGGCGCCCGGTGTCGCGGCCTGGCTGGTCGTCCCGGTCGGCGCCGGACACGGACTCGGTCTGCTCTCCGGCGCCTGGGCAATCCCTGTCACCCTGGCCGTGGGCGCGCTCGTCGGCGTGATCAACTCACTGCTGATCATCCGCTTCGGCCTCAACGGCTTCATCGTCACCCTCGGCATGCTGATCGTGCTGCGCGGCATCCTCACCGGCATCTCCGGCGGCCAGACCTTCTTCCAACTGCCGGACTCGATGCTCTACCTCGGCACCGCCCAGTGGTTCGGCATGCCGGCCTCCATCTGGATCTGCCTGGCCCTGTTCGCCATCGCCATCATGGTGCTCGGCTGGACCAGCTTCGGCCGCTCGCTGTACGCCATCGGTGGCAACGTGGACGCGGCGAAGGCGGGCGGCATCCGTACCGACCGGGTGCTGTGGATCGTCATCGTGACGGGCAGCGTGCTCGCCGCCCTCGCCGGCCTGATGCTGTCCGGGCGCCTGGCCTCGGTCGCCTCCGCGCAGGGCAACGGCTACATCTTCACCGTCTTCGCCGCCGCCGTCATCGGCGGGATCAGCCTGAACGGCGGCAGGGGGACCATGTTCGGCGCGTTCTGCGGCATCCTCCTGCTCTTCATGATCCAGAACGTGCTCACGCTGGCGGGCGTCCCCGCCCAGTGGATCGGTGCTCTCAACGGCCTGATCATCCTGATCGCGCTCGCCATCTCCCGCATCACCGGGGGCAAGGTCCAGGAGTGA
- a CDS encoding RbsD/FucU domain-containing protein yields the protein MLLTELLHPGILEALAGAGHGARVLLADGHYPASTATGPRTRTVHLNLAPGLLDVTTVLDVLLRALPVEAAHVMVPPEGEPEPPAIAEYRSMLAPVPVGTLGRYEFYDAARSPDLALAVVTADIRTYANLLLTIGVRAEETLESR from the coding sequence GTGCTGCTGACCGAACTGCTGCACCCGGGCATCCTCGAAGCCCTGGCGGGCGCCGGGCACGGAGCCCGGGTCCTGCTCGCCGACGGCCACTATCCGGCGAGCACGGCCACCGGCCCGCGAACCAGGACCGTCCATCTCAACCTGGCGCCGGGTCTGCTGGATGTCACCACCGTGCTCGACGTCCTGCTGCGGGCTCTGCCCGTCGAGGCGGCGCACGTGATGGTGCCGCCCGAGGGCGAGCCGGAGCCGCCGGCCATCGCCGAGTACCGCTCGATGCTGGCGCCCGTCCCCGTCGGGACGCTCGGCCGTTACGAGTTCTACGACGCCGCCCGGTCACCCGACCTGGCCCTCGCCGTCGTCACGGCCGACATCCGCACCTACGCCAACCTGCTGCTGACCATCGGCGTCCGCGCTGAAGAGACTCTGGAATCACGATGA
- a CDS encoding L-fuconate dehydratase — protein MSSPASARITALDVLDVRFPTSEHLDGSDAMNPEPDYSAAYVVLRTDAGDGLEGHALAFTTGRGNDVQAAAIAALAPYVVGRSVEDVCGDLGSFSRSLVHDPQLRWLGPEKGAIHMATGAVVNAAWDLAAKRAGRPVWQFLGEMSPEELVAQVDFRWLSDALTPEEALDILRRAEPGRQERIARLLERGYPAYTTTPGWLGYSDEKLARLAREAVADGFTQIKLKVGADLEDDVRRMRVAREAVGPDVRIAVDANQRWDVAPAIDWMRTLAPYDPYWIEEPTSPDDILGHAAVRKALGPIKVATGEHIANRVVFKQLLQAGAVDIVQIDSARVGGVNENLAILLLAAKFGVPVCPHAGGVGLCEMVQHLSMFDYVAVSGTTEDRVIEYVDHLHEHFVDPVRIADGHYLAPTLPGLSAQMHPASLKEYTYPDGPVWTARV, from the coding sequence ATGTCCTCGCCCGCATCCGCCCGCATCACCGCCCTGGACGTCCTGGACGTGCGGTTCCCCACCTCCGAACACCTCGACGGCTCGGACGCCATGAACCCCGAGCCCGACTACTCCGCCGCCTACGTGGTGCTGCGCACCGACGCCGGCGACGGACTGGAGGGCCACGCGCTCGCCTTCACCACCGGACGCGGCAACGACGTGCAGGCCGCGGCCATCGCGGCCCTCGCCCCGTACGTGGTCGGCCGGTCCGTCGAGGACGTCTGCGGCGACCTGGGGTCCTTCTCCCGCTCGCTCGTGCACGATCCGCAACTGCGCTGGCTGGGCCCGGAGAAGGGTGCCATCCACATGGCCACCGGAGCCGTCGTCAACGCCGCCTGGGACCTCGCCGCCAAGCGCGCGGGCCGGCCCGTCTGGCAGTTCCTCGGCGAGATGTCCCCCGAGGAGCTGGTCGCCCAGGTCGACTTCCGCTGGCTCAGCGACGCGCTCACCCCCGAGGAGGCGCTGGACATCCTGCGCCGTGCCGAACCGGGCCGCCAGGAACGCATCGCCCGTCTTCTGGAGCGCGGCTACCCCGCCTACACCACCACGCCCGGCTGGCTCGGCTACTCCGACGAGAAGCTGGCCCGCCTGGCCCGCGAGGCCGTCGCCGACGGCTTCACCCAGATCAAGCTGAAGGTCGGCGCGGACCTGGAGGACGACGTACGGCGCATGCGGGTCGCCCGCGAGGCGGTCGGCCCGGACGTCCGCATCGCCGTCGACGCCAACCAGAGGTGGGACGTCGCACCCGCGATCGACTGGATGCGTACCCTCGCCCCCTACGACCCGTACTGGATCGAGGAGCCCACCTCCCCCGACGACATCCTCGGCCACGCCGCCGTCCGCAAGGCGCTCGGCCCCATCAAGGTCGCCACCGGCGAGCACATCGCAAACCGGGTCGTCTTCAAGCAGCTGCTGCAGGCCGGCGCGGTGGACATCGTGCAGATCGACTCCGCACGGGTCGGCGGTGTCAACGAGAACCTCGCGATCCTGCTGCTCGCCGCGAAGTTCGGCGTCCCCGTGTGCCCGCACGCCGGCGGTGTGGGGCTGTGCGAGATGGTCCAGCACCTGTCGATGTTCGACTACGTCGCCGTCTCCGGCACCACCGAGGACCGGGTCATCGAGTACGTCGACCACCTGCACGAGCACTTCGTCGACCCCGTCCGCATCGCCGACGGCCACTACCTGGCACCGACCCTGCCCGGGCTGAGCGCACAGATGCACCCGGCCTCGCTCAAGGAGTACACCTACCCCGACGGCCCGGTCTGGACCGCCCGTGTCTGA